In Bacteroidales bacterium, the DNA window GTCCGGATAACTTCTGTCAAAGGTGAGGTGCCAGGCCGACCACTGAAAAGTGGCCAGGAAGGTGCTTATTCCTACTGCCAGTCCGGTCACCACAAATATGGCGTAAAGAAGGTTTTTTTTGAGGCTGCGTATGGTCAGTAAGAGATGCTTCCCTGTCATATCTGAATCATGGCTGAAACAAATATAACCATTCAAGCCTCATTCAGGGCAGCAGCATGCCTTTAATTTTCACCCAGGAACTCTTCTGCCGCTCTCATGGCATCCACCGCATCACCCAGGATCATTTGGAAACTCATAAATCCATGGATCATTCCGCTATATTCCAGGTACTCCGCCTTTACACCAGCAGCTTCCAGTTTATGGGCATACTCCTTATCACTGTCTCTGAGCGGATCACACTCAGCGGCAATAATCAGGGCGGGAGCAAGATCGTTACTTAGTTCCGCTTCAAGCGGGGAAATATAGGGATTGTCATCTCTCCCTTCCGTCCCCTTGTATGCATTACGAACTCTTTTGAGAAATGCTTCGCTGAGAACATAGCTCCGGTCGGCATTCTTCAGAAAGTGGTTTATGGAGGGATATTCCCTGTCCACAAAGGTGACTGCAGGGTAAAGAAGGACCTGGCAGCGGGGCTGCGGGGTTTGTTTATCCCGGCACATCAAAGTCACTACCGTGGCCAGGTTCCCTCCGGCGCTATCACCCATCACCGAAATCCGGGTGGTATCGATGCCCAGGGAGGATCCGTTTCTAAGCAAGCTCTGGAAGGCAGAATAGCAGTCCTTGATAGCTGCTGGGAAGGGGTGATCGGGAGCGAGCCTGTAATCCACTGATACAATAATCTGTCCGGTCATTCTGGCCAGCTTGCTGGCCATGATATGGTATTGTTCCACACTCCCCAGAACAAAACCTCCTCCATGAAAAAACAGGCATGCCGGCTGGTGGCCCTGAAGGCTTTCCCTGGTGGGATAATAAATCCTGACCGGAATTTCCACTTCGTTGAACAGGAGAGTCGTATCCACCAGTTTTTTCTGGGAAGGAGTGAACAGGTTCAACATACAGGGCGCGGGTTCTTTTACGGTACTTTCCTCCATCACACGGGTCATCCTTTTGAGGACCATCAGGGCGGCCGGTTTCAGATAGGTGCCGGGTTCGGCCGTGGCCAGTTTCTCCTTTTTTCTGTCGCTTTTAGGAATATATTTCCCCGGCACCTCCGTGTAGCCACTGAGAAAAAGAGTGAACAGGAATACGGATGCAAGTACTTTTTTCATCAAAAGTCTATTTCGATATGGCTATCAGGCGACTTGCTGTTCTGAAAATCAGCATCCCATCCGTGATGCCCGGAGTGACCAGGGAAACCTCCCCCAATGGAATCTTCTTCAGAAGCTCATATTCCTTTCCGGCTTTCACGATGTACAGATCACCATCCTCGGAAACCAGGTAAAGCTTGCCGTCAGAAGCTACGGGCGAGGCAATAAAACTGGCGGGATTTACAGTTTCCCGGTAAATGATTTCCCCGGTTCTTGCATCAAAACAGCTCAGATTCCCGTTCCACCGGAGGCGATAGAGGAGACTGTCATATACCAGGACCGAACTCATGTAGGCTCCCTGCCTGTTATAATACCAGGCAAAATCTTCTCCCGGCGAATCTTCTCTTGGCGGGTAGGGTATTTCACCCCGGGCACTGTTTTTTACAGCCATTAAAGGAGCCAGGGAACCGTGTGCACTATTAAAAAAGATCAGGTCTTTCCATATGATGGGAGAAGGAACCGGGATATCCCCCCCTCCGGACATGCGCCATATCTCCTCTCCGGTATGCAGGTCATAGGCCCCCCGGTGCTTAAAACCATTAAGCACCACACGGGGCGAACTTCCCTCAAAATAGAGATTGGGAGTGCACCAGGTGGATATTTCATCCCTTTGCTGTTTCCAGACGGTAGCACCACTTTGGAGGTCCAGGACCGCCACAAAAGCGGTATTCAGGGCATCGGCCTGGATGATCACTTTGTCTTGAAATATCAGTGGTGAGCTGCTGAATTCCCACTCGGCTGATTCAACCACATTCCAGGCGGATTTGATCAGGCCAAAATCGCGTTTCCAGAGTAGTTTTCCCTCTACATTGTAGCAATAGAGCCCTTCGGATCCAAAAAAGGCGATAACATGGATCCCGTCAGTGGCTATGGTCGTATTGGC includes these proteins:
- a CDS encoding alpha/beta hydrolase, with the translated sequence MKKVLASVFLFTLFLSGYTEVPGKYIPKSDRKKEKLATAEPGTYLKPAALMVLKRMTRVMEESTVKEPAPCMLNLFTPSQKKLVDTTLLFNEVEIPVRIYYPTRESLQGHQPACLFFHGGGFVLGSVEQYHIMASKLARMTGQIIVSVDYRLAPDHPFPAAIKDCYSAFQSLLRNGSSLGIDTTRISVMGDSAGGNLATVVTLMCRDKQTPQPRCQVLLYPAVTFVDREYPSINHFLKNADRSYVLSEAFLKRVRNAYKGTEGRDDNPYISPLEAELSNDLAPALIIAAECDPLRDSDKEYAHKLEAAGVKAEYLEYSGMIHGFMSFQMILGDAVDAMRAAEEFLGEN
- a CDS encoding PQQ-binding-like beta-propeller repeat protein, whose protein sequence is MKLTVLHLIITSLALAFFFDSGAQSLLGEDIHSPDSFFEAMETNRQWPSYRGFFASGFLDDAHLPDSFHIESSYQVKWNIPVPGLGLSCPVIWDKRVFITTAVSEEDREGYLPGMYGDITPINDSSEHVWKVLCIDKGSGRLVWEQDACQGIPKVKRHPKSSHANTTIATDGIHVIAFFGSEGLYCYNVEGKLLWKRDFGLIKSAWNVVESAEWEFSSSPLIFQDKVIIQADALNTAFVAVLDLQSGATVWKQQRDEISTWCTPNLYFEGSSPRVVLNGFKHRGAYDLHTGEEIWRMSGGGDIPVPSPIIWKDLIFFNSAHGSLAPLMAVKNSARGEIPYPPREDSPGEDFAWYYNRQGAYMSSVLVYDSLLYRLRWNGNLSCFDARTGEIIYRETVNPASFIASPVASDGKLYLVSEDGDLYIVKAGKEYELLKKIPLGEVSLVTPGITDGMLIFRTASRLIAISK